From the genome of Papaver somniferum cultivar HN1 chromosome 2, ASM357369v1, whole genome shotgun sequence, one region includes:
- the LOC113353630 gene encoding Werner syndrome ATP-dependent helicase homolog: MAGGSAVQKVQNGSSVQKVQNGLSGLSIADPKKWSDQMSSNSSTNGSNSQNGGDNVPLSSIKVVDKTKSTHHEYTVYFHKDKIQTTVTHTASVVDRWIASIYSDFPSKLNNLVVGLDIEWRRIRDNSTRNPVAVLQLCTLKRCLIFQILCCDHIPDSLADFLGNEKFTFVGAGIDGDAHKLWTDHGLNVARTEELGSLAAFKLTTTVKEYRESWLYKDGLRNLSNAVLSQELRKRRDIQLSHWDNGFLTDNQVEYACLDAYVSFKICVNLMGRSNPVHTDDRRGERRFYKDFNAPKKDVEEETKQVSDKKQANGSSKTNGTKSNKRV, from the coding sequence ATGGCAGGAGGATCAGCAGTTCAGAAAGTTCAGAATGGCTCATCAGTTCAGAAAGTTCAGAATGGCTTGTCTGGTCTTTCTATCGCTGATCCCAAGAAGTGGAGTGATCAGATGAGCAGCAACAGTAGTACTAATGGCAGCAACAGCCAGAACGGTGGTGATAATGTACCATTATCATCTATCAAAGTTGTTGATAAGACTAAATCTACACATCATGAATACACCGTGTATTTTCACAAAGATAAAATCCAAACAACTGTTACTCATACAGCTTCTGTGGTGGATCGATGGATTGCCAGCATCTACAGCGATTTCCCCAGTAAATTGAATAATCTTGTTGTGGGTCTTGATATCGAGTGGAGACGGATAAGAGATAATAGCACAAGAAACCCGGTTGCTGTTTTGCAACTGTGTACGTTAAAACGGTGTCTCATATTTCAGATCTTGTGTTGCGATCACATTCCTGATTCGCTTGCTGATTTTCTTGGTAATGAGAAGTTTACCTTTGTTGGAGCTGGAATCGATGGAGATGCGCACAAGCTTTGGACTGATCATGGTTTGAATGTTGCTAGAACCGAAGAACTTGGCAGTTTGGCTGCTTTTAAACTCACCACTACAGTCAAAGAGTATAGAGAAAGTTGGCTATACAAAGATGGGCTGAGGAATTTGTCAAACGCTGTTCTCAGCCAAGAATTACGGAAGAGAAGAGATATCCAGTTGAGCCACTGGGATAATGGTTTCTTAACTGATAATCAGGTTGAATATGCTTGTTTAGATGCTTATGTTTCGTTTAAAATATGTGTCAATTTGATGGGTCGTTCTAATCCAGTACATACTGATGATCGACGCGGCGAAAGGAGGTTTTATAAGGATTTTAACGCTCCCAAAaaggatgtggaagaagaaactAAGCAGGTTTCTGACAAGAAGCAGGCTAATGGGTCGTCCAAGACTAATGGAACCAAAAGTAATAAACGTGTTTAG